Proteins from one Athene noctua chromosome 20, bAthNoc1.hap1.1, whole genome shotgun sequence genomic window:
- the LOC141968863 gene encoding protein CutA homolog, with amino-acid sequence MEWLSQRCPLLPAAQGCPRPGRGTLLLVVILALLMYPVLRSLALQLHSAVTGSYVSGTHSIAFINCLNEQIAKDIARAIMDKKLAAYVNILPKSSALYFWKGELEESTEILLLVKTRTSKIDELSNYVRSIHPFEIPEIISLPIDQGNPLYLKWIEESVPRD; translated from the exons ATGGAGTGGCTGAGCCAGcgctgcccgctgctgcccgctgcccagggctgtccccggccgggccggggcaccTTGCTGCTG GTGGTGATTCTGGCTTTGCTGATGTACCCGGTGCTGAGGAGCCTCGCTCTCCAGCTGCACTCTGCCGTCACCGGCAGCTACGTCTCTGGGACCCACTCCATCGCCTTCATCAACTGTCTCAACGAGCAGATTGCCAAGGATATTGCAAG GGCCATCATGGATAAGAAGCTGGCTGCCTACGTGAACATCCTGCCGAAGAGCTCAGCCTT GTATTTCTGGAAAGGGGAACTGGAAGAATCCACTGAAATACTGCTG TTAGTGAAAACAAGGACATCCAAAATAGACGAATTGTCCAACTACGTCAG ATCCATCCATCCCTTTGAAATTCCTGAAATCATCAGCCTGCCTATTGACCAAGGAAACCCTCTCTACCTCAAATGGATAGAGGAAAGTGTCCCACGGGACTAA
- the PSMD5 gene encoding 26S proteasome non-ATPase regulatory subunit 5 isoform X1, protein MAEAVMELLERVARREAPLEELRALRLAVQAVPPAALRARLSDDHLGALFALLSVNDREQVSACVSVLERLLQALDPVYVIQNLREELQKGLFHPDDSVKILTISQVGRIVENSDAVTEIINSPELLRQIINCIGGEKIAVAKEAIKSLSRIAQTQDGLEALFVSSLLSDLKNVMATNDIVRYRVYELIVEISSVSADSLNYCANSGLISELIGELTGDDVLVRATCIEMVTSLAHTPHGRQYLAQQGIIDKISNIIVGAESDPFSGFYLPGFVKFFGNLAVVDSPQQICERYPVFMEKVFEMAESHDPTMIGVAVDTLGILGSNVEGKQVLQKTRSRFQNLLNRIGHQAKNAPTELRLRCLDAISSLLYLPPEQQTEDLLRMTESWFTSLSSQPLELFRSISTQPFPDLHCGALRVFTAIANQPWAQKLMLDSPGFVEYVVDRSVEPDKASKDAKYELVKALVNSKTIAEIFGNQYYLRLRAYLREGPYYVKAVSTTAVEGVE, encoded by the exons ATGGCGGAGGCGGtgatggagctgctggagcgggtggcgcggcgggaggcgccgcTGGAGGAGCTGCGGGCCCTGCGGCTCGCCGTGCAGGCCGTGCCGCCCGCAGCCCTCCGCGCCCGCCTCAGCGACGACCACCTGGGAGCGCTCTTCGCCCTCCTCAGCGTCAATGACCG GGAGCAGGTCTCCGCCTGTGTTTCCGTCCTGGAGAGGCTCCTGCAGGCCCTGGACCCGGTCTATGTCATCCAGAACCTCAGAGAAGAGCTTCAGAAGGGGCTTTTTCACCCCGACGACTCCGTGAAAATCCTCACCATATCTCAG GTTGGGAGGATTGTTGAAAATTCAGATGCTGTTACAGAAATTATCAACAGTCCTGAACTATTACGGCAAATAATAAATTGTATTGGTGGAGAGAAGATAGCAGTGGCTAAAGAG gCCATCAAATCTCTCTCAAGAATAGCACAGACACAAGATGGCTTAGAGGCTTTATTTGTGAGCAGTTTGTTGAGTGACTTGAAAAATGTCATGGCAACAAATGATATTGTTCGATACAGAGTATATGAG TTAATTGTTGAGATTTCTTCAGTGTCAGCAGATTCGCTAAATTACTGTGCAAACAGTGGATTAATATCAGAGTTAATTGGAGAGCTGACAGGAGATGATGTGCTGGTCAG AGCTACGTGTATAGAGATGGTGACATCCCTGGCCCATACTCCACATGGGCGTCAGTATCTTGCTCAGCAAGGAATCATCGATAAAATTTCAAACATCATCGTTGGTGCAGAGTCTGATCCTTTCTCAGGCTTCTATTTACCAG GTTTTGTTAAATTTTTTGGAAATCTGGCTGTTGTAGACAGTCCACAGCAGATCTGTGAACGTTATCCTGTCTTCATGGAAAAAGTCTTTGAAATGGCAGAAAGTCACGATCCGACCATGATTGGAGTCGCTGTGGACACGCTGGGAATCCTGGGATCAAATGTGGAAGGCAAACAGGTTTTACAGAAAACGa gaagtCGATTTCAAAATCTGCTCAACAGAATTGGGCATCAGGCAAAGAATGCCCCCACAGAGTTACGCCTTCGATGCTTGGATGCGATTTCATCTCTTCTTTACTTGCCT CCCGAGCAGCAGACAGAAGACCTTTTAAGAATGACTGAGTCATGGTTCACATCCTTGTCTAGCCAGCCCTTGGAGCTCTTCAGGAGCATCAGTACCCAGCCATTCCCAGATCTCCACTGTGGGGCCCTACGGGTATTTACT GCTATTGCAAATCAACCGTGGGCCCAGAAGTTGATGCTTGACAGTCCAGGGTTTGTGGAATACGTTGTAGACAGATCTGTGGAGCCTGACAAAGCTTCGAAGGATGCCAAATACGAACTGGTTAAAGCCCTTGTAAACTCTAAAACTATCGCGGAAATCTTTGGAAATCAGTATTACTTGAGGCTTAGGGCTTACCTGCGTGAAGGCCCTTACTATGTGAAGGCAGTTTCTACTACAGCTGTGGAAGGAGTGGAATAA
- the PSMD5 gene encoding 26S proteasome non-ATPase regulatory subunit 5 isoform X2 has product MAEAVMELLERVARREAPLEELRALRLAVQAVPPAALRARLSDDHLGALFALLSVNDREQVSACVSVLERLLQALDPVYVIQNLREELQKGLFHPDDSVKILTISQVGRIVENSDAVTEIINSPELLRQIINCIGGEKIAVAKELIVEISSVSADSLNYCANSGLISELIGELTGDDVLVRATCIEMVTSLAHTPHGRQYLAQQGIIDKISNIIVGAESDPFSGFYLPGFVKFFGNLAVVDSPQQICERYPVFMEKVFEMAESHDPTMIGVAVDTLGILGSNVEGKQVLQKTRSRFQNLLNRIGHQAKNAPTELRLRCLDAISSLLYLPPEQQTEDLLRMTESWFTSLSSQPLELFRSISTQPFPDLHCGALRVFTAIANQPWAQKLMLDSPGFVEYVVDRSVEPDKASKDAKYELVKALVNSKTIAEIFGNQYYLRLRAYLREGPYYVKAVSTTAVEGVE; this is encoded by the exons ATGGCGGAGGCGGtgatggagctgctggagcgggtggcgcggcgggaggcgccgcTGGAGGAGCTGCGGGCCCTGCGGCTCGCCGTGCAGGCCGTGCCGCCCGCAGCCCTCCGCGCCCGCCTCAGCGACGACCACCTGGGAGCGCTCTTCGCCCTCCTCAGCGTCAATGACCG GGAGCAGGTCTCCGCCTGTGTTTCCGTCCTGGAGAGGCTCCTGCAGGCCCTGGACCCGGTCTATGTCATCCAGAACCTCAGAGAAGAGCTTCAGAAGGGGCTTTTTCACCCCGACGACTCCGTGAAAATCCTCACCATATCTCAG GTTGGGAGGATTGTTGAAAATTCAGATGCTGTTACAGAAATTATCAACAGTCCTGAACTATTACGGCAAATAATAAATTGTATTGGTGGAGAGAAGATAGCAGTGGCTAAAGAG TTAATTGTTGAGATTTCTTCAGTGTCAGCAGATTCGCTAAATTACTGTGCAAACAGTGGATTAATATCAGAGTTAATTGGAGAGCTGACAGGAGATGATGTGCTGGTCAG AGCTACGTGTATAGAGATGGTGACATCCCTGGCCCATACTCCACATGGGCGTCAGTATCTTGCTCAGCAAGGAATCATCGATAAAATTTCAAACATCATCGTTGGTGCAGAGTCTGATCCTTTCTCAGGCTTCTATTTACCAG GTTTTGTTAAATTTTTTGGAAATCTGGCTGTTGTAGACAGTCCACAGCAGATCTGTGAACGTTATCCTGTCTTCATGGAAAAAGTCTTTGAAATGGCAGAAAGTCACGATCCGACCATGATTGGAGTCGCTGTGGACACGCTGGGAATCCTGGGATCAAATGTGGAAGGCAAACAGGTTTTACAGAAAACGa gaagtCGATTTCAAAATCTGCTCAACAGAATTGGGCATCAGGCAAAGAATGCCCCCACAGAGTTACGCCTTCGATGCTTGGATGCGATTTCATCTCTTCTTTACTTGCCT CCCGAGCAGCAGACAGAAGACCTTTTAAGAATGACTGAGTCATGGTTCACATCCTTGTCTAGCCAGCCCTTGGAGCTCTTCAGGAGCATCAGTACCCAGCCATTCCCAGATCTCCACTGTGGGGCCCTACGGGTATTTACT GCTATTGCAAATCAACCGTGGGCCCAGAAGTTGATGCTTGACAGTCCAGGGTTTGTGGAATACGTTGTAGACAGATCTGTGGAGCCTGACAAAGCTTCGAAGGATGCCAAATACGAACTGGTTAAAGCCCTTGTAAACTCTAAAACTATCGCGGAAATCTTTGGAAATCAGTATTACTTGAGGCTTAGGGCTTACCTGCGTGAAGGCCCTTACTATGTGAAGGCAGTTTCTACTACAGCTGTGGAAGGAGTGGAATAA
- the B3GALT9 gene encoding beta-1,3-galactosyltransferase 9: protein MQLTLCRLRTHQWCFILFNVLLFHVLLFGADLLEEYFLQSLPLSYTDAKTLEIRERARKLDTDPLKANLSHTVSSAATCPDQEIFLLVLVCSSPENRTRRNVIRQTWGNVTDIRGYAVLTLFALGKPASVSTQLEIDEESQKHRDIIEGNFIDSPETQTQKMLMSLEWTVTFCPRARYILKAKEDTFVGIPSLAGYLLSLTQLEDIYSGRVVHQGVPDRDPESPGFVPIQQYSEEFYPDYCHGSAFVVSQDVARKVYVAAKEVPVSVPPDVFVGICAKKAGISPIHSSRFSGEKHISYNRCCYKFIFTSSNMEEDELFKDWKETSDGKDCSLLETYYSLVSCKVLTYIDKFKQFNLDRIKNEVLHFVD from the exons ATGCAG ctgacaCTCTGCAGGCTCCGGACTCACCAGTGGTGCTTCATTCTCTTTAATGTCTTGCTTTTCCATGTGCTGCTTTTTGGAGCAGATTTACTGGAGGAATATTTCCTGCAGTCATTACCTCTTTCTTACACCGATGCAAAGACGCTCGAAATCAGGGAGAGGGCCAGGAAGCTAGATACAGATCCTCTAAAGGCCAATCTCTCCCACACCGTCAGCAGTGCAGCAACATGCCCTGATCAAGAGATATTTTTGCTCGTTCTTGTCTGCAGTAGCCCAGAAAACAGAACAAGGCGCAACGTGATCAGGCAGACATGGGGCAACGTGACAGACATCAGAGGTTATGCTGTCCTTACTCTGTTTGCTTTAGGAAAGCCAGCTTCAGTAAGCACCCAGCTGGAGATCGATGAAGAGTCTCAAAAGCACAGAGACATTATTGAAGGCAACTTCATCGATTCTCCCGAGACACAGACACAGAAGATGTTGATGAGCCTGGAGTGGACAGTGACTTTCTGTCCCCGTGCAAGGTACATTCTTAAAGCAAAGGAAGACACGTTTGTCGGTATTCCAAGCCTGGCTGGATACTTGCTTAGCTTAACACAGCTAGAGGACATTTACAGCGGGAGGGTTGTTCATCAGGGAGTGCCTGACAGAGACCCCGAAAGCCCTGGCTTTGTTCCCATCCAACAATACTCAGAGGAGTTTTACCCCGATTACTGCCACGGGAGCGCTTTCGTCGTGTCCCAGGACGTCGCTCGCAAGGTGTACGTGGCTGCCAAGGAGGTGCCTGTTTCAGTGCCCCCCGATGTCTTTGTTGGAATCTGTGCTAAAAAAGCTGGCATCAGTCCCATTCACAGCTCTCGATTTTCCGGGGAGAAGCACATCAGCTACAATCGATGCTGCTATAAATTCATTTTCACCTCTTCCAACATGGAGGAGGATGAGTTATTTAAAGACTGGAAGGAGACAAGCGATGGTAAAGATTGCTCATTACTGGAAACTTACTACAGCCTGGTGTCCTGCAAGGTTTTGACCTATATCGATAAGTTCAAACAGTTTAACTTAGATAGAATAAAAAATGAGGTTCTTCATTTCGTTGATTAA